From one Nycticebus coucang isolate mNycCou1 chromosome 14, mNycCou1.pri, whole genome shotgun sequence genomic stretch:
- the B4GAT1 gene encoding beta-1,4-glucuronyltransferase 1, which produces MQMSYAIRCAFYQLLLAALMLVAMLQLLYLSLLSGLHGQEEQDQYFEFFPPSPRSVDQVKAQLRTALASGGVLDASGDYRVYRGLLKTTMDPNDVILATHASVDNLLHLSGLLERWEGPLSVSVFAATKEEAQLATVLAYALSSHCPDMRARVAMHLVCPSRYEAAVPDPREPGEFALLRSCQEVFDKLARVAQPGINYALGTNVSYPNNLLRNLAREGANYALVIDVDMVPSEGLWRGLREMLDQSNQWGGTALVVPAFEIRRARRMPMSKTELLQLYQVGEVRPFYYGLCTPCQAPTNYSRWVNLPEESLLRPAYVVPWQDPWEPFYVAGGKVPTFDERFRQYGFNRISQACELHVAGFDFEVLNEGFLVHKGFKEALKFHPQKEAENQHNKILYRQFKQELKAKYPNSPRRC; this is translated from the exons ATGCAGATGTCCTACGCTATCCGGTGCGCCTTCTACCAGCTGCTGCTGGCCGCGCTCATGCTAGTGGCGATGCTGCAGCTGCTCTACCTGTCGCTGCTTTCCGGACTTCATGGGCAGGAGGAGCAAGACCAGTATTTTGAGTTCTTCCCCCCGTCCCCGCGATCCGTGGATCAGGTCAAAGCGCAGCTCCGCACAGCGCTGGCCTCTGGAGGCGTCCTGGACGCCAGCGGCGATTACCGTGTCTACAGGGGCCTACTGAAGACCACCATGGACCCCAACGATGTGATCCTGGCCACTCACGCCAGCGTGGACAACCTGCTGCATCTGTCGGGCCTTCTAGAGCGCTGGGAGGGCCCTCTGTCCGTGTCGGTGTTCGCAGCCACCAAGGAGGAGGCGCAGCTGGCCACGGTGCTGGCCTACGCGCTGAGTAGCCACTGCCCCGACATGCGCGCCAGGGTCGCCATGCATCTCGTTTGCCCCTCGCGTTATGAGGCCGCCGTGCCTGATCCCCGGGAGCCAGGGGAGTTTGCCCTGCTGCGGTCCTGCCAGGAGGTTTTTGACAAGCTAGCCAGGGTGGCCCAGCCTGGGATCAATTATGCTCTGGGTACCAACGTCTCCTACCCCAATAACTTGCTGAGGAATTTGGCTCGTGAGGGGGCCAACTATGCGCTGGTAATCGATGTGGACATGGTGCCTAGCGAGGGGCTGTGGAGAGGCCTGCGGGAAATGCTGGATCAAAGCAACCAGTGGGGGGGCACGGCACTGGTGGTGCCTGCCTTTGAGATCCGACGAGCCCGCCGCATGCCCATGAGTAAGACGGAGCTGCTGCAGCTCTACCAGGTGGGCGAAGTGCGGCCCTTCTATTACGGGCTGTGCACGCCCTGCCAGGCACCCACCAACTATTCCCGCTGGGTCAATCTGCCGGAAGAGAGTTTGCTGAGGCCGGCCTACGTCGTGCCTTGGCAGGACCCCTGGGAGCCATTCTATGTGGCTGGAGGCAAGGTGCCCACCTTCGACGAGCGCTTTCGGCAGTACGGCTTCAATCGAATCAGCCAG GCCTGTGAGCTGCACGTGGCAGGGTTTGATTTTGAGGTGCTGAACGAAGGTTTCCTGGTTCATAAGGGCTTCAAAGAAGCCTTGAAGTTCCATCCCCAAAAGGAGGCTGAAAATCAGCACAATAAGATCCTTTACCGCCAGTTCAAACAGGAGTTGAAGGCCAAGTACCCCAACTCTCCCCGACGCTGCTGA